In the Gorilla gorilla gorilla isolate KB3781 chromosome 1, NHGRI_mGorGor1-v2.1_pri, whole genome shotgun sequence genome, ttttttgtatttttagtagaaacagggtttcaccgtgttagccaggctggtctcgaactcctgacctcaggtgatccacccgcctcagtctcccaaagtgctgggattataggcgtgagccactgtgcccggccaatgctCACCGTTTtcttataggttttttttttttttttttttgagacagagtcactctgccacgatcttggctcactgcaagctccgcctctcgggttcacgccattctcctgcctcagcctcccgagtagctgggactacaggcgcccgctgtcaccacactcggctaatttttttgcatttttagtagagacagggtttcaccatgttagccaggatggtctcaatctcctgacctcgtgatctgcccgcctcagcctctcaaagtgctgggattacaggcctgagccaccacgcccagccttcttgtaggtttttttaaaaaatcagagttgaggtcttgctatgttgcccaagcaggtcagcagagctcttgggctcaagtgaagctcctacctcagtctcctgagtagctagtaccACAGGTGTatcccactgcgcctggccatcctagccatatttttctcattcataaaatgaGCATAAGTAATCCTTGGCTTGCAAGTTGGTGTGAGGATTCTATGAGACATGTGCGGGAAGCATCTGTGTCCACAGATACAAAAATTGCAGAGGTGGTCTGTGCTGGGAATTTTGTTTGAGAACCTGGTGGAGGTGAGTTGGCAACTGTACCCCCTACCCTGCTATAGCTGCCATCTGTGTGCTCCTGTCCACAGCAAGCAGGCAGCTGGTGTGGAAGAATGGCGGTGAGCCATTCAGTGAAGGAGCGGACCATCTCTGAGAACAGCCTGATCATCCTACTGCAGGGCCTCCAGGGCCGGGTAACCACTGTGGACCTGCGGGATGAGAGCGTGGCCCACGGACGCATAGACAACGTCGATGCTTTCATGAACATCCGCCTGGCCAACGTCACCTACACGGACCGTTGGGGGCATCAGGTCAAGCTGGATGACCTCTTTGTGACAGGCCGCAATGTCCGCTACGTCCACATCCCAGATGACGTGAACATCACCTCGACCATTGAGCAGCAGCTGCAGATTATCCATCGGGTGCGAAACTTTGGTGGCAAGGGCCAAGGCCGGTGGGAATTTCCCTCCAAAAACTGTAAGTGAGGCCCTCAGCAAGCCCTGGCCCCAACTCGGAGTCCTCCAGTGATCTCCGGAGCCAGCTCCCTGCCCTCACACCTTGTCTGGAACCCGAGAAGA is a window encoding:
- the LSM10 gene encoding U7 snRNA-associated Sm-like protein LSm10; this encodes MAVSHSVKERTISENSLIILLQGLQGRVTTVDLRDESVAHGRIDNVDAFMNIRLANVTYTDRWGHQVKLDDLFVTGRNVRYVHIPDDVNITSTIEQQLQIIHRVRNFGGKGQGRWEFPSKNCK